From Desulfovibrio desulfuricans, a single genomic window includes:
- a CDS encoding GGDEF domain-containing protein: MYMNHLRIGVRKSDVTLRNILDKGVMSITPQERGRVVNQHISINVQSAINPMWFLFGGGIGAVIALLWGYWTYRLRRLNAELLHISNTDKLTGLANRQKLSGDMAEAMLRSHQRELPLSVLLLDVDNFKNVNDTFGHLAGDGVLQALSALAVDVLRQQDIAGRWGGEEFLVLLPEADADKAGEIAEKLRRRIEEFSFADGLRCTVSIGLAEMRPHDTQDSLIHRADTALYHAKRMGKNRVSVG, from the coding sequence ATGTACATGAATCACCTGCGCATTGGCGTACGCAAGAGTGATGTCACCCTGCGCAATATTCTGGACAAGGGCGTGATGTCCATAACACCGCAGGAACGGGGAAGGGTGGTCAATCAGCACATTTCCATCAATGTGCAGTCAGCCATCAACCCCATGTGGTTTCTTTTTGGCGGCGGGATTGGCGCTGTCATTGCCTTGCTCTGGGGCTACTGGACGTACCGGCTGCGGCGGCTGAATGCTGAGCTGCTGCATATTTCCAATACCGACAAGCTTACAGGCCTTGCCAACAGGCAAAAACTTTCTGGCGATATGGCCGAGGCCATGCTGCGATCGCACCAGCGGGAACTTCCTCTTTCCGTGCTGTTGCTGGATGTGGACAACTTCAAAAATGTCAACGATACCTTCGGGCATCTTGCTGGCGACGGCGTGTTGCAGGCCCTGAGCGCCCTGGCTGTAGATGTTCTGCGCCAGCAGGATATTGCCGGGCGTTGGGGTGGGGAGGAGTTTCTTGTGCTTTTGCCAGAAGCCGATGCCGATAAAGCCGGGGAAATTGCAGAAAAACTTCGCCGCCGGATTGAAGAGTTCAGCTTTGCAGACGGGCTGCGTTGCACCGTGAGCATCGGCCTTGCAGAGATGCGCCCTCATGATACTCAGGACAGCCTGATCCACAGAGCAGATACGGCGCTTTACCATGCAAAAAGAATGGGGAAAAACAGAGTCTCTGTGGGCTGA
- a CDS encoding EAL domain-containing protein, whose protein sequence is MTDSQPNLRSESERSKSSRLHSHKQLWVIATINLLVLGIIIFALVGSRQQELDKAANTLESVSRSIDDVLSWRFEKINLALLGAVDEAQQQALRGDVSWECFEAYGKNLDERLPDTLGFLLTNTQGRVVYASPRALSGEMSITNTDHFVQLRNNPSSGLVISHPFYSQLWTRPIIVLSMRYLLPDGSFGGVVACAVSIDMFSDIMASAVIVGSSAVATLWDKKLGLVTQYPRGRFWLDAKPSPPLRKLIEHDAAPSIYQHRRADFGDKKRIAFYRKLSQWPLYLSIGLYEQAVLAKWRQDIFSLVFLWVVCVFISFWSGISYTRQLKALELGEKRYKGLFDNMQAGMALCEPVFAPDGKICDFRLVEINQAYCDVFKAEREDVIGKTLLERISPKTSETARWVNPLIVTAETGDPSHFEFYLAGNNLWADIVAYRSEVGIIAFLCTDISERKFAQARANRISQMYAALSRCNQAIVRCSGRNDLFAEVCRAAVEAGGMKGAWIGLVEKQTGNVQPVASFGLSNTDLQKLDISVWASDPKGSGPTGCAIRNNESVWSDDTTTDPRLAPWWQLVRKTGFLSVGALPLRQRGEVVGNLTLYADDAGTFDAEVRELLGEMALNVSFALDNFTWEEERRRNEARINELAYYDQLTGLANRPLLTDRIRQAVAVGMRTDKFSALLFIDLDRFKTINDTLGHAHGDNLLKQVGQRLLAIVPADDTVARFGGDEFVLLLHGLSGNSEEAAEAVALICRKILNAVREPILVEGITCNCTASIGVALFGKQSITPDELLKQADLAMYQAKDAGRNTVRFFDPAMQQTVMERIELERDLEEAIRLEQFVLYYQPLIDLDDNVFGAEALIRWQHPKRGIVSPADFIPLAEENGMIARIGAWVVRQACSQLGRWAVMPEFSNLTIAINVSARQFRESDFVRDVTAAVRQTGIDPSLLKLELTESQLAVNMQEIISSMVELSNLGIRFSLDDFGTGYSSMAYLKLLPLDQLKIDRSFIRDLLTDPNDAAIASIIIALSQSLGLTTVAEGVETREQKRALLNMGCTLFQGYLFSVPLAVKDFERYLARRNAAAAAEGHGNRAEQPESAEQTESAEQVAEGEGRGAA, encoded by the coding sequence ATGACTGATTCCCAGCCAAACCTTCGTTCAGAGTCTGAACGCAGCAAGTCATCCCGGCTGCATTCCCACAAGCAGCTATGGGTCATTGCCACAATCAATTTGCTTGTTCTGGGCATTATTATTTTTGCGCTGGTGGGCAGCAGGCAGCAGGAACTCGACAAGGCCGCCAACACGCTGGAAAGCGTTTCCCGATCCATTGACGATGTTCTTTCCTGGCGTTTTGAGAAGATCAATCTTGCCCTGCTGGGCGCGGTTGATGAAGCGCAACAGCAGGCACTGCGCGGCGATGTTTCCTGGGAATGCTTTGAAGCCTATGGCAAAAACCTTGATGAACGCCTGCCGGACACCCTTGGCTTTTTGCTGACAAATACGCAGGGACGAGTGGTATACGCTTCTCCCCGCGCACTTTCTGGTGAGATGTCCATCACCAACACCGACCACTTTGTTCAGTTGCGCAATAATCCCTCCTCTGGGCTTGTTATTTCCCACCCTTTTTACAGCCAGTTGTGGACGCGCCCCATCATTGTGCTTTCCATGCGCTATTTGTTGCCCGATGGTTCGTTTGGCGGCGTTGTGGCCTGCGCTGTCTCCATAGATATGTTTTCGGACATCATGGCTTCAGCCGTCATTGTGGGTTCAAGCGCCGTGGCCACCCTGTGGGATAAAAAGCTGGGCCTTGTCACGCAGTATCCGCGCGGGCGTTTCTGGCTTGACGCAAAACCATCGCCCCCGTTGCGAAAACTCATTGAACACGACGCCGCTCCAAGCATCTACCAGCACAGGCGTGCAGATTTTGGCGATAAAAAAAGGATCGCGTTTTATCGCAAGCTTAGCCAATGGCCCCTGTATCTTTCTATTGGCCTGTATGAGCAGGCCGTTCTCGCCAAATGGCGTCAGGACATTTTTTCACTGGTTTTTTTATGGGTAGTTTGCGTGTTTATCTCATTCTGGAGCGGTATTAGCTACACCCGCCAGCTCAAGGCACTTGAATTGGGCGAAAAGCGCTACAAAGGCCTTTTTGACAATATGCAGGCAGGCATGGCCTTGTGCGAGCCGGTCTTTGCGCCAGATGGGAAAATTTGCGATTTCAGGCTGGTTGAGATCAACCAGGCCTACTGCGACGTATTCAAGGCGGAGCGGGAAGACGTTATCGGCAAAACACTGCTGGAAAGAATCAGCCCCAAAACCAGCGAAACAGCCCGCTGGGTGAATCCGCTCATAGTGACTGCGGAAACCGGCGACCCGTCTCATTTTGAATTTTACCTTGCCGGCAACAACCTGTGGGCGGATATTGTTGCCTATCGCTCAGAAGTTGGAATCATAGCATTTTTATGCACTGACATAAGTGAAAGAAAATTCGCTCAGGCGCGGGCAAACCGTATTTCACAAATGTACGCTGCGCTCAGCAGATGCAATCAGGCCATTGTGCGCTGTTCTGGCAGAAATGATCTTTTTGCTGAGGTTTGTCGGGCTGCTGTTGAAGCTGGCGGCATGAAGGGAGCCTGGATCGGCCTTGTTGAAAAGCAGACAGGCAACGTGCAGCCCGTTGCATCATTTGGCCTGAGCAATACCGATCTGCAAAAGCTCGACATATCTGTTTGGGCGTCTGACCCCAAAGGGTCCGGCCCAACTGGCTGTGCAATCCGAAACAACGAATCTGTCTGGTCAGACGACACCACAACTGACCCCAGGCTTGCGCCCTGGTGGCAGCTTGTGCGCAAAACGGGTTTTCTTTCTGTTGGGGCGCTCCCCTTGCGCCAACGGGGAGAAGTTGTTGGAAATTTGACGCTCTACGCCGATGATGCCGGAACCTTTGATGCAGAGGTGCGCGAGCTCTTGGGGGAAATGGCCCTGAACGTCAGTTTTGCGCTGGATAATTTTACCTGGGAAGAAGAGCGCCGCCGCAACGAAGCCCGCATCAATGAGCTGGCCTACTATGATCAACTGACCGGCCTTGCCAACCGTCCCCTGCTTACTGACCGCATCCGGCAGGCAGTTGCGGTGGGCATGCGCACGGACAAGTTCAGCGCGCTGCTGTTTATTGACCTTGACCGGTTCAAGACGATCAACGACACGCTTGGTCACGCGCACGGCGACAATCTGCTCAAGCAGGTTGGGCAGCGCCTGCTTGCCATTGTTCCGGCAGATGACACGGTGGCGCGCTTTGGCGGTGACGAGTTTGTCTTGTTGTTGCACGGGCTGTCGGGCAACAGCGAGGAAGCTGCGGAGGCCGTGGCGCTTATCTGCCGCAAGATTCTCAATGCCGTTCGCGAGCCAATTCTTGTGGAGGGCATCACCTGCAACTGTACAGCCAGTATTGGCGTTGCCCTGTTCGGCAAGCAGAGCATCACTCCAGATGAACTGCTCAAGCAGGCGGATCTTGCCATGTATCAGGCTAAAGACGCCGGAAGAAATACCGTGCGGTTTTTTGATCCGGCCATGCAGCAAACCGTCATGGAGCGCATAGAGCTTGAGCGGGATCTTGAGGAAGCCATTCGCCTTGAGCAGTTTGTGCTGTATTATCAGCCGCTGATTGACCTGGATGACAACGTGTTTGGCGCTGAAGCGCTGATTCGCTGGCAGCACCCCAAGCGCGGTATTGTATCGCCTGCCGACTTTATTCCCCTTGCAGAAGAAAACGGCATGATTGCCCGCATAGGTGCATGGGTGGTGCGGCAGGCGTGCAGCCAGCTTGGACGCTGGGCTGTGATGCCCGAGTTTTCAAATCTGACAATCGCCATCAACGTAAGCGCACGCCAGTTCCGCGAAAGTGATTTTGTACGGGATGTTACGGCAGCGGTGCGGCAAACGGGCATTGACCCAAGCCTGCTGAAGCTGGAGCTGACCGAAAGCCAGCTGGCTGTGAACATGCAGGAAATCATATCGTCCATGGTCGAGCTGAGCAATCTGGGCATCCGGTTTTCGCTGGATGACTTTGGCACCGGCTATTCGTCCATGGCGTATCTCAAGCTGCTCCCGCTGGATCAGCTCAAGATTGACCGTTCATTCATTCGCGACCTGCTCACTGACCCCAACGATGCCGCCATCGCCAGCATCATCATCGCGCTTTCGCAAAGCCTTGGTTTAACCACCGTGGCCGAGGGCGTGGAAACACGCGAGCAGAAAAGGGCTCTGCTGAACATGGGCTGCACGTTGTTTCAGGGGTATCTGTTCAGCGTGCCGCTGGCGGTGAAGGACTTTGAGCGGTATCTGGCGCGCAGAAACGCAGCGGCAGCCGCAGAAGGGCATGGTAATCGGGCCGAGCAACCCGAGAGCGCTGAACAGACCGAAAGCGCCGAACAGGTAGCGGAGGGCGAGGGCAGGGGAGCCGCCTGA
- a CDS encoding lysophospholipid acyltransferase family protein, with protein sequence MNPFVDGAFEAKFLTGDTYSSQPASAGFFSRMMPSLSFYSRLFLGPVRWLCSRASKGQCDDAAWVYASAWVADLVERIGCPIEIEGMDAIEAVDGPCLFVANHMSTLETFMLPAMIRPRRQVTFVVKKSLTTMPLFGPVMCSRDPIVVGRTNPREDLAAVLNGGLERLKKGISIIVFPQHTRSREFNPQQFNSIGVKLAKKAGVPIVPLALKTDAWGQGKKIKELGPVKPGLTIRYTFASPLTIAGQGKEEQAAICQHIESHLGKWLQLDGINQ encoded by the coding sequence ATGAACCCCTTTGTTGACGGCGCATTTGAAGCCAAGTTTCTCACGGGTGACACATACAGCAGTCAGCCTGCCAGTGCGGGCTTTTTCAGCCGTATGATGCCCTCGCTCAGCTTTTACAGCCGCCTGTTTCTCGGCCCGGTGCGCTGGCTGTGCTCCAGAGCGTCCAAGGGGCAGTGCGACGATGCCGCCTGGGTATATGCCAGCGCGTGGGTGGCAGACCTTGTGGAGCGCATAGGCTGCCCCATCGAGATTGAAGGCATGGACGCCATTGAAGCTGTGGACGGCCCCTGCCTGTTTGTGGCCAACCACATGAGCACGCTGGAAACATTCATGCTCCCGGCCATGATCCGGCCCCGCCGCCAGGTGACCTTTGTGGTCAAAAAAAGCCTCACCACCATGCCGCTTTTTGGCCCGGTGATGTGCTCGCGCGACCCCATCGTGGTTGGGCGCACCAATCCGCGTGAAGACCTCGCAGCCGTACTGAACGGCGGGCTGGAGCGCCTGAAAAAGGGTATTTCCATCATTGTGTTTCCGCAGCACACCCGCTCGCGCGAGTTTAATCCGCAGCAGTTCAATTCCATTGGCGTCAAGCTGGCTAAAAAGGCTGGAGTGCCCATTGTGCCGCTGGCCCTCAAAACCGACGCCTGGGGACAGGGCAAAAAAATCAAGGAACTTGGCCCGGTCAAACCCGGCCTGACCATACGCTACACCTTTGCAAGCCCCCTCACCATTGCCGGACAAGGCAAGGAAGAACAGGCGGCAATCTGCCAGCATATTGAAAGCCACCTCGGCAAATGGCTGCAACTGGACGGCATCAACCAGTAG
- a CDS encoding transporter substrate-binding domain-containing protein encodes MPIQRAAATNRVIKLLCSGLVWLFLQALPGMACAFDTAVSHLGDVALTPTEMVYLREHKKVTLCVDPDWVPYEQIDASGKHVGIAADLLALVADRTGLEFELVRTADWNESLAFSKSGQCKVLSFLNQTTERSEWLIFTSPLFSDPNVFITREEHHYISDPAALEHESIVFPEGTAMEGLIRERYPNLEIKLVRSEDEAMKMVSSRRSSMTMRSLMVAAYTYAQTGCSI; translated from the coding sequence ATGCCCATCCAACGCGCTGCCGCAACCAACCGCGTCATCAAACTATTGTGCAGCGGGCTTGTCTGGCTTTTTTTGCAGGCCTTGCCCGGCATGGCCTGCGCTTTTGATACCGCGGTGTCGCATCTCGGTGATGTGGCCCTCACACCCACCGAGATGGTCTACCTGCGTGAGCACAAAAAAGTTACCCTGTGCGTTGACCCTGATTGGGTTCCTTATGAGCAGATAGACGCATCGGGCAAACACGTGGGCATTGCAGCCGATCTTCTGGCGCTGGTTGCGGACAGAACAGGCCTTGAGTTTGAGCTGGTGCGCACCGCCGACTGGAATGAAAGCCTGGCTTTTTCCAAAAGCGGGCAGTGCAAGGTGCTGAGTTTTCTCAACCAGACCACTGAGCGTAGTGAATGGCTTATCTTTACCTCGCCCCTGTTCAGTGACCCCAACGTGTTCATAACGCGCGAAGAACATCATTATATCTCTGACCCGGCAGCACTTGAGCACGAATCCATCGTCTTTCCTGAAGGCACGGCAATGGAAGGTTTGATCAGGGAGCGGTATCCCAATCTTGAGATCAAGCTTGTGCGGTCAGAAGATGAAGCCATGAAAATGGTTTCAAGCCGCCGCAGCTCCATGACCATGCGTTCCCTGATGGTGGCCGCCTACACATACGCACAAACGGGCTGTTCAATCTGA
- a CDS encoding GAF domain-containing protein → MSTSSAKEVAAAQALCYKKCVTREPSRLWAASPQPHVPMTANSVEKHILSIVCSVFDAYSVVLFLPDEEGEAHHLAAAFSLGERIASNASVLPGKGLVGWIVRNRQPLLVPNFDQRQSNLGYYTGGEEANIKAFMGCPVPTGGALCVDSKRQYSFSDKDHKILQMFAELISRQQGSTGRQELAGDIPRYFAELSVIQDLRFRYKRWPQFLQNYLRIMVEATGFDYCAFASVDEPGETYCVESESARLLLTGEEPLILPMGSGITGWVFRNDQPVIAEGVEGAPATVLFGKLPDMPDFQAAICMPVMVNKSTRGVLCLAHTNPRQIDESLRSFVRQSVDHLALFLENLYLKMRLRTMLPRARVHNDGPQAYDPDTAPIPPTKEY, encoded by the coding sequence ATGAGCACGAGCAGCGCAAAAGAAGTTGCGGCGGCGCAGGCCCTTTGCTACAAGAAATGCGTTACCCGAGAGCCGTCACGCCTGTGGGCGGCATCACCTCAACCCCATGTGCCCATGACCGCCAACTCTGTTGAAAAGCATATTCTGAGCATCGTTTGCAGCGTTTTTGACGCTTATTCCGTAGTCCTTTTTCTGCCTGATGAAGAAGGCGAAGCGCACCACCTTGCGGCTGCCTTCAGCCTGGGTGAAAGGATAGCGTCCAACGCATCGGTGCTGCCCGGCAAGGGCCTTGTCGGCTGGATTGTTCGTAACCGGCAACCTCTGCTTGTGCCGAATTTTGACCAGCGCCAGAGCAACCTTGGCTACTACACCGGTGGCGAAGAGGCCAATATCAAGGCCTTTATGGGCTGCCCCGTGCCCACTGGCGGCGCACTCTGCGTTGACAGCAAGCGGCAGTACTCTTTTTCAGACAAAGACCACAAGATCCTGCAAATGTTTGCAGAACTGATCTCGCGCCAGCAGGGTTCCACGGGGCGGCAGGAGCTTGCCGGGGATATTCCGCGTTATTTTGCGGAATTGTCCGTTATTCAGGATCTGCGCTTTCGCTACAAGCGCTGGCCCCAGTTTTTGCAAAACTACCTGCGCATCATGGTTGAAGCTACGGGTTTTGACTACTGCGCCTTTGCCTCGGTGGACGAACCGGGCGAAACATATTGCGTTGAAAGCGAATCAGCCCGCCTGCTGCTGACCGGCGAAGAACCGCTTATCCTGCCCATGGGCAGCGGCATAACAGGCTGGGTTTTCCGCAACGATCAGCCGGTGATCGCTGAAGGCGTTGAGGGCGCGCCCGCCACTGTGCTGTTTGGCAAACTACCGGATATGCCCGATTTTCAGGCTGCCATCTGCATGCCGGTTATGGTCAACAAGAGCACGCGCGGCGTACTTTGCCTTGCGCACACCAATCCCCGCCAGATAGACGAATCCCTGCGCAGTTTTGTGCGTCAGTCTGTGGATCATCTGGCCCTGTTCCTGGAAAATCTGTATCTCAAAATGCGGCTCAGAACCATGTTGCCCCGAGCACGGGTGCACAACGACGGCCCCCAGGCCTATGACCCCGACACTGCGCCCATTCCGCCAACAAAAGAATACTAA
- a CDS encoding replication-associated recombination protein A: MTVSKPLPERMRPDDLALFLGQTHLGDRLRSLMKSGRLPSLLFFGPPGCGKSTLALLLAKSSGKPYLRLSAPEAGLQHLRRSLTGVEILVLDELHRFSKAQQDFFLPLVESGDLTLLATTTENPSFSVTRQLLSRLHVLRLRPLGRPELMELARRGAKDMQLEMTDDVADLLAGVSHGDARTLLNLVEYVGALPEDRRDLEHIKAALPEVLIRHDKDGDNHYELASALIKSIRGSDVDAALYYLACLLEGGEDPRFVCRRLILSASEDVGLADPDALGLAVACQQAVEFVGMPEGFIPLAETVTYLALAKKSNASYAAYLNAAREVKLNGTRPVPLHLRNPSTQLHKEWGYGKEYKYPHNYPESWIEQSYLPTELEGRRFYQPRDNGEEPRLSQWWRKLHKIKKTDE, encoded by the coding sequence GTGACCGTAAGCAAGCCGCTGCCGGAGCGCATGCGGCCCGATGATCTGGCGCTTTTTCTTGGTCAGACCCATCTTGGCGACCGCCTGCGCTCACTTATGAAGTCCGGGCGTTTGCCCAGCCTGCTGTTTTTCGGCCCGCCCGGCTGCGGCAAATCAACCCTTGCCCTGCTGCTGGCCAAATCATCCGGCAAGCCCTATCTGCGCTTGAGCGCGCCCGAAGCTGGCTTGCAGCACCTACGGCGCTCGCTCACAGGTGTGGAAATTCTTGTGCTGGACGAACTGCACCGCTTTTCCAAGGCGCAGCAGGACTTTTTTTTGCCGCTGGTGGAATCGGGCGACCTGACCCTGCTTGCCACAACCACGGAAAATCCCTCGTTCAGCGTCACGCGGCAGTTGCTTTCGCGCCTGCACGTGCTGCGGCTGCGGCCCCTGGGCCGCCCTGAGCTTATGGAGCTTGCCCGGCGCGGCGCAAAAGACATGCAGCTTGAAATGACCGATGATGTGGCCGACCTGTTGGCCGGGGTTTCGCACGGCGATGCCCGCACCCTGCTGAATCTTGTGGAATATGTGGGCGCCCTGCCGGAAGATAGGCGCGATCTGGAGCATATCAAGGCGGCGCTGCCCGAGGTGCTCATCCGCCACGACAAGGACGGCGACAACCACTACGAACTGGCCTCGGCGCTCATCAAGTCCATTCGCGGCAGCGATGTGGATGCGGCCCTGTACTATCTGGCCTGTTTGCTTGAAGGTGGCGAAGACCCGCGCTTTGTGTGCCGCCGCCTGATACTCTCCGCCTCCGAGGATGTGGGGCTTGCCGACCCGGACGCTCTGGGGCTGGCCGTGGCCTGTCAGCAGGCCGTGGAATTTGTGGGCATGCCGGAAGGCTTTATTCCGCTGGCGGAAACCGTCACCTATCTGGCTCTTGCAAAAAAGAGCAACGCTTCATACGCGGCCTATCTCAACGCCGCCCGCGAGGTCAAACTCAACGGGACGCGCCCGGTGCCGCTGCATCTGCGCAATCCTTCTACCCAGTTGCACAAGGAATGGGGCTACGGCAAGGAATACAAGTACCCCCACAACTACCCGGAATCGTGGATCGAGCAGTCATACCTGCCGACGGAACTGGAAGGCCGCAGGTTCTACCAGCCGCGCGACAACGGCGAAGAACCGCGCCTCAGCCAGTGGTGGCGCAAACTGCATAAAATCAAAAAAACGGACGAATAG
- a CDS encoding 16S rRNA (uracil(1498)-N(3))-methyltransferase, whose amino-acid sequence MSVPFFYLAPEHWGDTPLLEGQEARHLGQVLRAESGTEVGLLDGRGRSGIFVVCKVGKKNVQLQRVSETVTPAPHSRAIVALAYSKAVRRGFFMEKAVELGAHGVWLWQGDHSQGKLSAAAEEACLGQMIAGAKQSGNPWLPEVRALSGGVDQLIHLSHAADHRILPWELQDGVHMLTPEMAGQPGLTVYVIGPEGGFSQRELAALKAAHFTAVSLGARVLRCETAATLCLGLHWWGSQLYGKPDAAQGSGK is encoded by the coding sequence ATGAGCGTACCGTTTTTTTATCTGGCCCCTGAACACTGGGGCGATACACCTCTTCTTGAAGGGCAGGAAGCCCGGCATCTGGGGCAGGTTCTGCGCGCGGAATCCGGCACCGAAGTGGGGCTTCTCGATGGCCGGGGCCGCTCGGGCATATTTGTGGTGTGCAAGGTAGGCAAAAAAAACGTGCAGCTCCAGCGCGTTTCTGAAACTGTCACCCCTGCTCCGCATTCGCGGGCCATTGTGGCGCTGGCCTACAGCAAGGCCGTGCGGCGCGGCTTTTTTATGGAAAAGGCCGTGGAGCTTGGCGCGCATGGCGTATGGCTGTGGCAGGGCGACCACAGCCAGGGCAAACTTTCTGCCGCCGCAGAAGAAGCCTGCCTTGGGCAGATGATTGCCGGGGCAAAGCAGAGCGGCAACCCCTGGCTGCCCGAAGTGCGCGCCCTCTCGGGCGGCGTGGACCAGCTCATTCATCTTTCGCACGCTGCCGACCACCGCATTCTGCCCTGGGAACTCCAGGACGGTGTGCACATGCTCACCCCGGAAATGGCGGGTCAGCCCGGCCTGACCGTCTATGTGATCGGCCCAGAAGGCGGCTTTTCGCAACGGGAACTGGCAGCCCTGAAAGCCGCCCACTTTACCGCCGTGAGCCTTGGCGCGCGCGTATTGCGCTGTGAGACAGCCGCAACGCTCTGCCTTGGCCTGCACTGGTGGGGTTCGCAGCTTTACGGCAAGCCCGATGCCGCCCAAGGGAGCGGAAAGTGA